The stretch of DNA CTTCAACGAATAGTAAAAGGGGCTGCAATCTCTTTGCCTAGCACggacccacatgtcatggacTCGTATGTACCTCTCCTCGCACCGAACGAGATTCCTTTCTTTTCCTCTCGTCCCTTTCGatcctctccctccctccccaAGGAAGGCCGGCGGCGCCATGGCCGAGACGGCGTGGGAGCTCGCCGAGCTATTCGTCCTCCGCCCCGTCCTCGCCATCTCCTTCGCCCTCTCATTCATCCTCCTGAGTACGTACGGCGGCCGCCCCCCTTTTTTCTTCCTCTCGTCTGGCCGGTTTCCTGATTGAGATCC from Triticum urartu cultivar G1812 unplaced genomic scaffold, Tu2.1 TuUngrouped_contig_6382, whole genome shotgun sequence encodes:
- the LOC125530534 gene encoding uncharacterized protein LOC125530534, giving the protein MSWTRMYLSSHRTRFLSFPLVPFDPLPPSPRKAGGAMAETAWELAELFVLRPVLAISFALSFILLSWYVAWRTVLVHVPLVQEVAGLRPKKKPAKPKPPNRGRIGRFYQSQAEAQRDTKLEGTS